From Treponema vincentii F0403, the proteins below share one genomic window:
- the tgt gene encoding tRNA guanosine(34) transglycosylase Tgt, which produces MRERKNIYTLLHQDTGSAARAGVISLPHGTVQTPAFMPVGTAATVKGMTKDDLHEIGFEIILANTYHLFLRPGMDVIKQAGGLHGFSGWNKNFLTDSGGSQVFSLSQLRKIKEEGVTFQSHIDGSRQFLSPEIAVQVQAAFNSDIQMQLDICSPYGISKKETEKALTLTTAWMQRAVREWDRTEGYEGSLFPIIQGGFFEDLRLRSIESIMECDPHGIAIGGLSVGEPEEVYKEFLAFTAAHVPKHKPLYVMGIGTPDYILEAVKNGVDIFDCVLPSRNARNGNLFTRTGSISIKKKEYEYDFGPIDSSCSCKVCRNYSRAYLRHLFRCKEILYSMLATYHNLAFLHRMVAEIRESITEDRFSEYYRSFLKDYYGRI; this is translated from the coding sequence ATGAGAGAACGGAAAAATATCTATACGCTTTTGCATCAGGACACGGGCTCCGCTGCCCGCGCGGGGGTGATAAGCCTGCCGCACGGTACGGTACAGACTCCCGCGTTTATGCCGGTCGGGACGGCCGCGACGGTAAAAGGCATGACCAAAGATGACTTGCACGAAATAGGCTTTGAAATCATCTTGGCAAATACCTATCACCTTTTTTTGCGGCCGGGTATGGACGTTATCAAGCAGGCGGGCGGGCTGCACGGGTTTTCCGGTTGGAATAAAAACTTTTTGACGGATTCAGGCGGGTCCCAAGTATTCTCGCTGTCTCAGCTGCGGAAAATCAAGGAAGAAGGCGTAACGTTTCAGAGCCATATCGACGGCAGCAGGCAGTTTTTAAGCCCTGAAATCGCGGTACAGGTGCAGGCCGCCTTTAATAGCGACATTCAAATGCAGCTTGATATCTGTTCTCCCTACGGTATTTCCAAGAAGGAAACCGAAAAAGCTTTGACGCTGACAACGGCGTGGATGCAGCGGGCGGTACGGGAATGGGATCGCACCGAAGGGTACGAGGGAAGCCTTTTCCCGATTATACAAGGCGGCTTTTTTGAAGACCTCCGCCTCAGAAGTATCGAATCGATTATGGAATGCGATCCGCACGGCATTGCAATCGGCGGCCTTTCCGTCGGCGAGCCTGAGGAAGTATACAAGGAATTTTTAGCCTTTACCGCCGCGCATGTTCCCAAACATAAACCGCTCTATGTGATGGGAATCGGCACCCCCGATTATATTTTAGAGGCGGTAAAGAACGGCGTCGATATTTTTGACTGCGTACTCCCGTCGCGGAATGCCCGGAACGGAAACTTGTTTACCCGTACCGGCTCCATCTCAATTAAAAAGAAAGAATATGAATACGATTTCGGCCCAATCGATTCGAGCTGCTCCTGCAAGGTATGCCGGAATTACAGCCGCGCGTATCTGCGGCACCTGTTCCGCTGTAAGGAGATTCTGTATTCGATGCTTGCAACCTACCACAACTTAGCATTTCTCCATCGAATGGTTGCCGAAATCAGGGAGTCAATTACCGAAGATCGCTTTTCGGAATACTATCGCAGCTTCTTGAAAGATTATTATGGAAGAATTTAG
- a CDS encoding type II toxin-antitoxin system RelB/DinJ family antitoxin: MANATLVQLKVDREIKEDVSRIYENLGLDLPTAIRIFFKKSIAVGGLPFELREENNRWQLYDQVRKSIQENNVPEMSLEEINAEIAETRKQAFHE, encoded by the coding sequence ATGGCCAATGCAACATTAGTACAGTTAAAAGTCGATAGAGAAATTAAAGAAGATGTTTCAAGAATATATGAAAATTTGGGCTTGGATTTACCGACTGCAATAAGGATTTTTTTCAAGAAAAGTATTGCTGTGGGAGGCTTGCCGTTTGAATTACGAGAAGAAAATAACAGATGGCAACTATATGATCAAGTTCGAAAAAGTATTCAAGAAAATAATGTTCCTGAAATGTCGCTGGAAGAAATAAATGCAGAAATTGCCGAAACCAGAAAGCAGGCATTTCACGAATGA
- a CDS encoding putative toxin-antitoxin system toxin component, PIN family gives MKKYVVVDTNVLVSALITRNENASTVKILRYLSQNKIVPVYSSDIVKGYYEVLRREKFKLSEEIVSAVIHDIVTNGLEVTDIVEVKEEMPDPKDVVFYAVTLTTKDKGTFLVTGNGKHFPVKSFIVTPAELVDILEKNYGKKTT, from the coding sequence ATGAAAAAATATGTTGTTGTTGATACAAATGTTTTAGTTTCAGCCTTGATAACACGAAATGAAAATGCCTCGACTGTAAAAATATTACGATATCTCTCTCAAAATAAAATAGTGCCGGTATATTCTTCGGATATAGTAAAAGGATACTATGAAGTGTTGAGAAGAGAAAAATTTAAGTTATCTGAGGAAATTGTATCGGCTGTAATACACGATATAGTCACTAATGGATTAGAAGTAACAGATATTGTTGAAGTTAAGGAAGAAATGCCGGATCCGAAAGATGTGGTATTTTATGCAGTTACATTGACAACAAAGGATAAAGGGACATTCTTGGTTACAGGGAATGGAAAGCATTTTCCGGTAAAATCTTTTATAGTAACACCGGCTGAATTAGTGGATATACTTGAAAAAAATTATGGAAAGAAAACAACTTAA
- the moaC gene encoding cyclic pyranopterin monophosphate synthase MoaC has product MERKQLNHFDSSGKAVMVDVAGKDETKRIAVTHGFISMSAEAFLAVREGSVKKGDVLGIARVAGIMAVKKTPELIPLCHTLQVTSAGIDFTLHEAECKIEAVCTVGATGRTGVEMEALTGVSAALLTIYDMCKALDRSMCISGIELLKKDGGKSGLYER; this is encoded by the coding sequence ATGGAAAGAAAACAACTTAATCACTTTGACTCCTCCGGTAAAGCCGTAATGGTGGATGTTGCCGGCAAGGATGAGACAAAAAGAATAGCGGTTACGCACGGTTTTATCAGCATGAGCGCGGAGGCCTTTCTTGCGGTGCGGGAAGGCAGCGTCAAAAAAGGCGATGTGTTGGGAATTGCGCGGGTTGCCGGAATTATGGCGGTAAAAAAGACGCCGGAGCTTATCCCCCTCTGCCATACGCTGCAGGTTACGAGCGCCGGTATTGACTTTACCCTGCACGAAGCGGAATGTAAAATCGAGGCTGTATGTACGGTCGGCGCTACCGGACGGACGGGCGTTGAGATGGAAGCGCTGACGGGTGTTTCCGCCGCGTTGCTGACGATATACGATATGTGCAAGGCGCTGGATCGTTCGATGTGTATATCGGGAATAGAACTTTTGAAGAAAGACGGTGGAAAGAGCGGCCTCTATGAAAGATAG